In Glycine max cultivar Williams 82 chromosome 7, Glycine_max_v4.0, whole genome shotgun sequence, a single window of DNA contains:
- the LOC100776057 gene encoding glutamyl-tRNA reductase 2, chloroplastic — MAAVGGSSAAATTSSSLFSSARFRHSLRPPPSQLFFPRARFSVNATCPFFSDNNNSLPQNVVASKPSPLELLKASSADRYTKEKSCIICIGLNIHTAPVEMREKLAIPESHWAQAIKDLCALNHIEEAAVLSTCNRMEIYVVALSQHRGVKEVTDWMSKVSGISIPELCEHQVLLYNADVTQHLFEVAAGLDSLVLGEGQILAQVKQVVKAGQGVPGFDKKISGLFKQAISVGKRVRTETNISSGSVSVSSAAVELALMKLPDSSFADSGVLVVGAGKMGKLVIKHLAAKGCRRMVVVNRTEEKVNAIRKELKDVEIVFRPFSDMLACAAEADVIFTSTASESPLFSKQNVQMLPLVNHGRRRLFVDISIPRNVEPGVSDLETALVYNVDDLKEVVAANKEDRLQKAEEARGIILEELNKFEAWKDSLETVPTIKKFRAYVERIRASEMEKCLSKMGPDVSKQQKDAIYALSMGIVNKLLHGPMQHLRCDGKNDSSLSEVLENMRALNRMYDLETEISLIEEKIRVKMERVQK; from the exons ATGGCGGCCGTCGGTGGATCCTCCGCCGCCGCCACCACCTCCTCCTCCCTCTTCTCCTCCGCCCGATTCCGCCACTCCCTCCGCCCACCGCCTTCTCAACTCTTCTTCCCACGCGCGCGCTTTTCCGTCAACGCCACGTGTCCCTTCTTCTCCGATAACAACAATTCCCTTCCCCAAAACGTCGTCGCTTCCAAACCCTCCCCTCTCGAGTTGCTCAAAGCTTCCTCCGCCGACA GATATACGAAGGAAAAGAGTTGCATTATTTGCATAGGGCTGAACATTCACACTGCTCCCGTTGAGATGCGTGAGAAGCTTGCAATTCCAGAATCCCATTGGGCTCAGGCTATTAAGGACCTTTGCGCTTTGAACCATATCGAAGAAGCCGCGGTTCTCAGCACGTGTAACCGCATGGAGATCTATGTTGTGGCTCTTTCCCAGCACCGTGGTGTTAAGGAAGTTACTGATTGGATGTCTAAG gtGAGCGGGATTTCAATACCTGAGCTTTGTGAGCACCAAGTTTTGCTGTATAACGCGGATGTCACGCAGCATCTCTTTGAAGTGGCGGCAGGGCTTGACTCACTTGTTCTTGGGGAAGGTCAAATTCTTGCTCAGGTGAAGCAGGTTGTGAAAGCTGGACAGGGAGTGCCTGGTTTTGATAAGAAAATTAGTGGTTTGTTCAAGCAGGCGATCTCGGTTGGGAAGCGGGTTAGAACTGAGACTAACATTTCGTCTGGATCGGTTTCTGTCAGCTCGGCTGCTGTGGAGCTCGCACTGATGAAGCTTCCGGATTCCTCCTTTGCTGATTCTGGAGTGTTGGTGGTTGGTGCAGGGAAGATGGGGAAGCTTGTAATTAAGCATTTGGCTgccaaagggtgcagaagaatGGTTGTTGTTAACAGGACTGAAGAGAAAGTTAATGCCATTCGGAAAGAGTTGAAGGATGTTGAGATTGTATTTAGACCATTTTCAGATATGCTGGCGTGTGCTGCTGAAGCTGATGTGATCTTCACCAGCACAGCGTCTGAATCACCATTGTTTTCTAAACAGAATGTGCAGATGCTTCCTCTGGTTAATCATGGGAGAAGGCGGCTTTTTGTTGATATATCTATTCCTAGGAATGTGGAACCGGGTGTCTCAGATCTGGAGACTGCACTTGTGTACAATGTGGATGATCTGAAGGAAGTTGTTGCAGCTAACAAGGAGGACAGGCTTCAGAAAGCTGAGGAAGCCCGGGGAATTATACTAGAGGAGTTGAATAAATTCGAAGCTTGGAAAGACTCTCTGGAAACTGTTCCTACTATTAAGAAGTTTAGAGCTTATGTTGAGAGGATAAGAGCCTCTGAGATGGAGAAGTGTTTGTCGAAGATGGGTCCTGATGTCTCAAAGCAACAGAAAGATGCAATTTATGCCCTTAGTATGGGTATTGTGAATAAGCTACTTCATGGTCCCATGCAGCACCTAAGGTGTGATGGGAAAAATGATAGTAGTCTGAGTGAGGTACTTGAGAATATGCGTGCCCTTAACAGAATGTACGATCTTGAGACAGAAATTTCCTTGATCGAAGAAAAGATCAGAGTCAAGATGGAACGGGTTCAGAAGTAG